Proteins from a genomic interval of Sugiyamaella lignohabitans strain CBS 10342 chromosome C, complete sequence:
- the ESS1 gene encoding peptidylprolyl isomerase ESS1 (Peptidylprolyl-cis/trans-isomerase (PPIase); specific for phosphorylated serine and threonine residues N-terminal to proline; regulates phosphorylation of the RNAP II large subunit (Rpo21p) C-terminal domain (CTD); associates with phospho-Ser5 form of RNAP II in vivo; regulates phosphorylation of Ser7 within CTD; present along entire coding length of genes; represses initiation of CUTs; required for efficient termination of mRNA transcription and trimethylation of histone H3; GO_component: GO:0005737 - cytoplasm [Evidence IEA,IEA]; GO_component: GO:0005634 - nucleus [Evidence IEA,IEA]; GO_component: GO:0005634 - nucleus [Evidence IC] [PMID 10531363]; GO_component: GO:0005634 - nucleus [Evidence IC] [PMID 10899126]; GO_component: GO:0005634 - nucleus [Evidence IC] [PMID 10899127]; GO_component: GO:0005634 - nucleus [Evidence IC] [PMID 11708797]; GO_component: GO:0005634 - nucleus [Evidence IC] [PMID 14704159]; GO_function: GO:0000993 - RNA polymerase II core binding [Evidence IPI] [PMID 10531363]; GO_function: GO:0000993 - RNA polymerase II core binding [Evidence IPI] [PMID 10899126]; GO_function: GO:0016853 - isomerase activity [Evidence IEA,IEA]; GO_function: GO:0003755 - peptidyl-prolyl cis-trans isomerase activity [Evidence IEA,IEA]; GO_function: GO:0003755 - peptidyl-prolyl cis-trans isomerase activity [Evidence IDA,IMP] [PMID 15728580]; GO_function: GO:0003755 - peptidyl-prolyl cis-trans isomerase activity [Evidence IDA] [PMID 9867817]; GO_process: GO:0080182 - histone H3-K4 trimethylation [Evidence IGI,IMP] [PMID 22778132]; GO_process: GO:0031064 - negative regulation of histone deacetylation [Evidence IMP,IPI] [PMID 10899127]; GO_process: GO:2000059 - negative regulation of protein ubiquitination involved in ubiquitin-dependent protein catabolic process [Evidence IMP] [PMID 19597489]; GO_process: GO:0000122 - negative regulation of transcription from RNA polymerase II promoter [Evidence IGI,IMP] [PMID 14704159]; GO_process: GO:0045899 - positive regulation of RNA polymerase II transcriptional preinitiation complex assembly [Evidence IGI] [PMID 15166139]; GO_process: GO:2000749 - positive regulation of chromatin silencing at rDNA [Evidence IMP] [PMID 10899127]; GO_process: GO:0035307 - positive regulation of protein dephosphorylation [Evidence IDA] [PMID 11904169]; GO_process: GO:0035307 - positive regulation of protein dephosphorylation [Evidence IMP] [PMID 19854134]; GO_process: GO:0045944 - positive regulation of transcription from RNA polymerase II promoter [Evidence IGI,IPI] [PMID 10899126]; GO_process: GO:0006457 - protein folding [Evidence IEA]; GO_process: GO:0000413 - protein peptidyl-prolyl isomerization [Evidence IDA,IMP] [PMID 15728580]; GO_process: GO:1901407 - regulation of phosphorylation of RNA polymerase II C-terminal domain [Evidence IDA] [PMID 22778132]; GO_process: GO:0000083 - regulation of transcription involved in G1/S transition of mitotic cell cycle [Evidence IMP] [PMID 11708797]; GO_process: GO:0000117 - regulation of transcription involved in G2/M transition of mitotic cell cycle [Evidence IMP] [PMID 11708797]; GO_process: GO:0006369 - termination of RNA polymerase II transcription [Evidence IMP] [PMID 14704159]; GO_process: GO:0006369 - termination of RNA polymerase II transcription [Evidence IGI,IMP] [PMID 19854134]; GO_process: GO:0006369 - termination of RNA polymerase II transcription [Evidence IMP] [PMID 22778132]) — protein MAKNYSQNASGAAAAQGASGDSEKIRASHLLVKHKDSRRPSSWKEANISRTKEEALSIILAHEARIRSGAATLSELAVSESDCSSARRGGDLGYFGRGEMQKEFEDAAFALKPGELSRVVETSSGLHLIERTG, from the coding sequence ATGGCCAAGAACTACTCACAAAATGCCAGTGGCGCCGCTGCTGCCCAAGGTGCATCTGGAGACTCGGAGAAGATCCGTGCTAGCCATCTATTAGTCAAACACAAAGACAGCAGAAGACCCTCTTCCTGGAAAGAGGCCAACATCTCGCGTACTAAAGAAGAGGCTCTATCGATTATTCTTGCTCATGAGGCCCGTATCAGATCCGGAGCCGCTACTCTGAGCGAGTTGGCTGTTTCCGAGAGCGACTGTAGCAGTGCTCGCCGCGGCGGTGATCTAGGATACTTTGGACGTGGCGAGATGCAAAAGGAGTTTGAAGACGCTGCTTTTGCCCTCAAACCCGGTGAGCTCAGCAGAGTCGTCGAGACCTCGTCCGGTCTCCACCTCATTGAGAGAACTGGTTAA
- the YHK8 gene encoding Yhk8p (Presumed antiporter of the major facilitator superfamily; member of the 12-spanner drug:H(+) antiporter DHA1 family; expression of gene is up-regulated in cells exhibiting reduced susceptibility to azoles; GO_component: GO:0016021 - integral component of membrane [Evidence IEA,IEA]; GO_component: GO:0016021 - integral component of membrane [Evidence ISM] [PMID 12192589]; GO_component: GO:0016021 - integral component of membrane [Evidence ISS] [PMID 9046086]; GO_component: GO:0016020 - membrane [Evidence IEA,IEA,IEA]; GO_function: GO:0015297 - antiporter activity [Evidence IEA]; GO_function: GO:0003674 - molecular_function [Evidence ND]; GO_function: GO:0005215 - transporter activity [Evidence IEA]; GO_process: GO:0015893 - drug transport [Evidence IEP] [PMID 12697649]; GO_process: GO:0006811 - ion transport [Evidence IEA]; GO_process: GO:0015992 - proton transport [Evidence IEA]; GO_process: GO:0055085 - transmembrane transport [Evidence IEA]; GO_process: GO:0006810 - transport [Evidence IEA,IEA]), whose translation MAEPESGIRRSRSNSFSHHESSGPTASSPTLSMNSSNPDLMSKKVFNEDPEKQRDLKTDDDDVEAAPKPLTDDTTAENPVIPFDSTTPTHDPNCVYWDGLQDKENARRMSFARKWFICIILTSTAGCLTALSSAWTSAVDPMVERFHSSAEVGDLGLTLFLFGLGIGPLIAAPLSEKFGRQPVYLISLFLFFVFQFPTAFAHNMASALVGRYLCALGGSAFMSNVPGTFSDLFEKHQLALPVTVFTFGPFLGPGIGPVISGPITQHVGYRWVFYVFLIWTFVLLVTIALTVPETYPPILLAKKAKRLRKETGNDAIYAPIEKSERSFWRSLRHSCSMPVILISHEPVLDILCFYTGFLLAIIYLFFVAFPYVFTKVYHFQVEFVGLSFTGIIVGMALAASTYPFWRHFYEKELAKNGGVANPEMRLPQMCFGAVIIPIGLFMFAWTAYAEVHWIVPMVASGIFAFGSYFTFNGIITYTVETYHRYAASATAANVFIRCAIAGSAPLFGVQMLEGMGIHWGISLLGFVAVLLCPSAFIFRIYGKTLRMKSKYAIKV comes from the coding sequence ATGGCCGAGCCAGAGTCTGGTATTAGACGATCTCGCTCAAATTCTTTTTCGCACCACGAGTCTTCTGGACCTACTGCTTCAAGTCCAACATTATCAATGAATTCATCCAATCCAGATCTCATGAGCAAAAAGGTGTTCAATGAGGACCCTGAGAAACAGCGCGATCTCAAGAccgacgatgatgatgtagAAGCAGCTCCTAAACCTCTAACAGATGATACGACAGCAGAAAACCCCGTAATCCCCTTTGATTCAACCACTCCTACTCATGATCCTAATTGTGTTTACTGGGATGGACTTCAGGATAAAGAGAATGCCCGTCGAATGTCATTTGCCCGTAAATGGTTTATTTGCATTATCTTAACCTCCACAGCTGGCTGTTTGACAGCTCTTTCGTCTGCTTGGACGTCTGCAGTTGACCCTATGGTTGAGCGGTTTCACTCCAGTGCCGAAGTCGGTGATCTTGGTTTGACTTTATTCTTATTTGGTTTGGGTATTGGTCCTCTTATTGCTGCTCCACTAAGTGAGAAGTTTGGCCGCCAGCCAGTATATCTCATTTCactgtttttattttttgttttccaaTTCCCTACTGCATTTGCTCACAATATGGCTAGTGCTCTAGTTGGCCGGTACCTATGTGCACTTGGTGGAAGCGCATTCATGTCGAACGTACCTGGTACCTTTTCTGACTTGTTCGAAAAACACCAGTTAGCGCTTCCTGTTACTGTGTTTACATTCGGTCCATTTTTAGGCCCCGGTATTGGTCCTGTTATTAGTGGACCTATTACCCAGCACGTGGGATACAGATGGGTCTTCTATGTGTTTCTTATCTGGACATTTGTCCTTCTGGTTACTATTGCACTTACTGTACCAGAAACATATCCTCCCATTCTACTTGCCAAGAAAGCCAAGAGACTTCGCAAAGAGACCGGCAACGATGCTATCTATGCCCCCATTGAGAAGTCAGAGCGATCATTCTGGAGATCTCTTCGTCATAGTTGTTCGATGCCAGTGATTCTTATTTCCCACGAGCCAGTACTAGACATTCTATGTTTTTATACAGGATTCCTACTGGCGATTATCTACCTCTTTTTTGTGGCCTTCCCCTATGTTTTCACTAAAGTATACCATTTTCAAGTCGAGTTTGTAGGTCTGTCGTTTACAGGAATAATCGTTGGCATGGCTCTTGCTGCCAGCACGTATCCATTCTGGAGACACTTTTACGAGAAGGAGCTTGCCAAGAACGGTGGAGTGGCCAATCCTGAAATGAGACTGCCTCAAATGTGTTTCGGAGCGGTTATCATCCCCATTGGATTGTTCATGTTTGCATGGACCGCCTACGCCGAGGTGCACTGGATCGTCCCCATGGTTGCCAGTGGtatttttgcatttggAAGCTACTTCACCTTCAATGGCATCATCACCTACACAGTCGAGACTTACCATCGATACGCCGCCAgtgcaacagcagccaacGTCTTCATCCGATGCGCAATTGCCGGAAGCGCGCCCCTCTTCGGAGTCCAAATGCTCGAGGGAATGGGAATCCACTGGGGCATCTCGCTCCTGGGCTTCGTGGCCGTCCTCCTGTGCCCCTCTGCATTCATATTCCGAATATATGGCAAGACTCTTCGCATGAAGAGCAAATACGCCATCAAGGTCTAG